One genomic window of Niveibacterium sp. SC-1 includes the following:
- a CDS encoding ABC transporter permease, translating to MKAFVATTMPVRKPPLWRVRGTITPRQYWLLAAAGLVVPLLLWWLLATFGGVERVFLPAPQDVVTRIVTWWRDDNLAGDIGISVYRVVAGWALSALIALPLGLMIGSYRPVQALLEPLTDFIRYMPAVAFIPLCMLWVGIDEGSKISIIFIGTFFQMVLMVAEDVRRVPMAQIEAAQTMGATRTELIEKVILPSAKPALVDTLRVTMGWAWTYLVVAELVAANSGLGYAILKAQRFLQTDKIFAGIILIGAIGLVIDQCFRFAHRRAFPWLSARN from the coding sequence ATGAAAGCCTTTGTCGCCACCACCATGCCCGTCCGCAAGCCACCACTCTGGCGCGTGCGCGGCACGATCACGCCCCGCCAGTACTGGTTGCTCGCCGCCGCCGGCCTGGTCGTTCCGCTCTTGCTGTGGTGGTTGCTCGCCACCTTCGGCGGTGTCGAACGCGTGTTCCTGCCCGCCCCGCAGGATGTGGTCACCCGCATCGTTACCTGGTGGCGCGATGACAATCTCGCCGGCGACATCGGCATCAGCGTCTACCGCGTGGTCGCAGGCTGGGCGCTCTCCGCCCTGATCGCGCTGCCGTTGGGACTGATGATCGGCAGCTACCGTCCGGTGCAGGCCTTGCTCGAACCGCTCACCGACTTCATCCGCTACATGCCCGCTGTCGCTTTCATCCCACTCTGCATGCTGTGGGTCGGCATCGACGAAGGCTCGAAGATCTCGATCATCTTCATCGGCACCTTCTTCCAGATGGTGCTGATGGTGGCCGAGGACGTGCGCCGCGTGCCGATGGCGCAGATCGAGGCCGCGCAGACCATGGGCGCGACCCGCACCGAACTGATCGAGAAGGTGATCCTGCCCTCGGCCAAGCCGGCCCTGGTGGACACCTTGCGCGTGACCATGGGTTGGGCCTGGACCTACCTCGTGGTGGCCGAACTGGTGGCCGCGAACTCGGGTCTGGGTTACGCCATCCTCAAGGCGCAACGCTTCCTGCAAACCGACAAGATCTTCGCCGGGATCATCCTGATCGGCGCGATCGGTCTGGTGATCGACCAGTGCTTCCGCTTCGCGCACCGCCGCGCCTTCCCCTGGCTGAGCGCACGCAACTGA
- a CDS encoding ABC transporter ATP-binding protein has protein sequence MTMTTKIQIRNANKIFGEGKNAVHALQNASLDIAQNEFITFVGASGCGKSTLLRMIGGLETLSSGSIQIDGKEIAGPGIDRAMVFQHYGLYPWLTVRENIRFCRQLKAYRKDLDSPSVEAASGRADALLRLMGLEAAAQSYPNQLSGGMQQRVAIARALMGRPEIVLMDEPFGALDAQTREVMHDLTCAVHKIERATIVFVTHDVEEAIYLGDRVVLMAPRPGRIDTIYDVPLPAKRHKDMKHSPEFLKLKLEILDRIRETSGMKTDLEQLERLSAGAAA, from the coding sequence ATGACCATGACGACCAAGATCCAGATCCGCAACGCCAACAAGATCTTCGGAGAAGGCAAGAACGCCGTTCACGCGCTGCAGAACGCCAGCCTCGACATCGCGCAGAACGAGTTCATCACCTTCGTCGGCGCCTCCGGCTGCGGCAAGTCCACCCTGCTGCGCATGATCGGCGGCCTGGAGACGCTCTCGTCCGGGAGCATCCAGATCGACGGCAAGGAGATCGCCGGCCCCGGCATCGACCGCGCGATGGTCTTCCAGCACTACGGCCTCTACCCCTGGCTCACGGTGCGCGAGAACATCCGCTTCTGCCGCCAGCTCAAGGCCTACCGCAAGGACCTCGACTCGCCTTCGGTCGAAGCCGCCTCCGGCCGCGCCGACGCGCTGCTCCGGCTCATGGGCCTGGAAGCCGCGGCGCAGTCCTATCCCAACCAGCTCTCCGGCGGCATGCAGCAGCGCGTCGCGATCGCCCGCGCCCTCATGGGCCGGCCCGAGATCGTGCTGATGGACGAGCCCTTCGGCGCACTCGACGCGCAGACCCGCGAGGTGATGCACGACCTCACCTGTGCCGTGCACAAGATCGAGCGCGCCACCATCGTCTTCGTCACCCACGACGTGGAGGAAGCGATCTACCTCGGCGACCGCGTGGTGCTGATGGCGCCGCGCCCGGGCCGGATCGACACCATCTACGACGTGCCCCTGCCTGCGAAGCGGCACAAGGACATGAAACACAGCCCCGAATTCCTCAAGCTCAAGCTCGAGATCCTCGACCGCATCCGCGAGACCTCGGGCATGAAGACCGACCTCGAACAGCTCGAACGCCTCTCCGCCGGCGCGGCCGCGTAA
- a CDS encoding urea amidolyase associated protein UAAP1, which yields MDSFTDIPANPPVSDPVDLPAVWKRFAPALPADKIMFSEIVPGGGHWSYVMPRGSALRFVALEAGANLSVVLYSAREKLERYNMPDSLKAQHTAHYTRGHTLMSDMGRSLASITADSLGWHDPLGALLDTEMMRRKYGEQRFEAHRNAMHRSGKDGLLIEIGKYGLTKRDLVAPVNLFSKVSVDAEGRFAFAPEHSKAGDTVELRFDMDVLIAYSSAPHPLDPSPTYAAKKIGLAAWRCGAAPADDYNRRFRPECARAIHNADMQYL from the coding sequence ATGGACTCCTTCACCGACATTCCCGCCAACCCGCCCGTGAGCGATCCGGTCGACCTGCCCGCCGTGTGGAAGCGCTTCGCGCCCGCCCTGCCGGCCGACAAGATCATGTTCTCCGAGATCGTGCCCGGCGGCGGCCACTGGTCCTACGTCATGCCGCGCGGCAGCGCGCTGCGCTTCGTCGCGCTGGAAGCTGGCGCCAACCTTTCCGTGGTGCTCTATTCGGCGCGCGAGAAGTTGGAGCGCTACAACATGCCCGACTCGCTCAAGGCCCAGCACACCGCGCACTACACCCGCGGCCACACCCTGATGAGCGACATGGGCCGCTCGCTCGCCTCGATCACCGCCGACAGCCTCGGCTGGCACGACCCGCTGGGCGCCCTGCTCGACACCGAAATGATGCGCAGGAAGTACGGCGAGCAACGCTTCGAAGCGCATCGCAATGCGATGCATCGCTCGGGCAAGGACGGCCTTCTCATCGAGATCGGCAAGTACGGCCTCACCAAGCGCGATCTCGTCGCGCCGGTGAACCTCTTCAGCAAGGTGAGCGTCGACGCCGAAGGCCGCTTCGCCTTCGCGCCGGAACACAGCAAGGCCGGCGACACCGTCGAACTGCGCTTCGACATGGACGTGCTGATCGCCTACTCCAGTGCCCCGCATCCGCTCGACCCCTCGCCCACCTACGCCGCGAAGAAGATCGGTCTGGCCGCCTGGCGCTGCGGCGCCGCGCCCGCCGACGACTACAACCGCCGCTTCCGCCCCGAATGCGCGCGCGCGATCCACAACGCCGACATGCAATACCTGTGA
- a CDS encoding urea amidolyase associated protein UAAP2: MTATATRIVESPLRAELAAQRIRQPAGEPWLGELKRGQTLRIVDLEGNQAADIIFYNRHDLAEHYSATDTMLHQGGIYLTTGSVLMSNDGRPMLTIVADTCGRHDTLGGACAAESNTVRYALQKKFMHSCRDNYLLALQHADVGLTKRDLVPNVNFFMNVPVTEDGDLKFDDGVSGAGKYVELRAEMDVWVLLSNCPQLNNPCNAYNPTPVEFLIWDAA, translated from the coding sequence ATGACCGCCACCGCCACCCGCATCGTCGAAAGCCCGTTGCGCGCCGAGCTCGCCGCGCAACGCATCCGCCAACCCGCCGGCGAACCCTGGCTGGGCGAACTCAAGCGCGGCCAGACCCTGCGCATCGTCGACCTCGAAGGCAACCAGGCCGCCGACATCATCTTCTACAACCGCCACGACCTCGCCGAGCACTACAGCGCCACCGACACCATGCTGCACCAGGGCGGCATCTACCTCACCACCGGCTCGGTGCTGATGAGTAACGACGGCCGCCCCATGCTCACCATCGTCGCCGACACCTGCGGCCGCCACGACACCCTCGGCGGCGCCTGCGCGGCCGAGAGCAACACCGTGCGCTACGCGCTGCAGAAGAAATTCATGCACTCGTGCCGCGACAACTATCTGCTCGCCCTCCAGCACGCGGACGTCGGGCTGACGAAGCGCGACCTCGTGCCCAACGTCAATTTCTTCATGAACGTACCGGTCACCGAGGACGGGGATCTGAAGTTCGATGACGGGGTGTCGGGGGCGGGGAAGTACGTGGAGTTGCGGGCGGAGATGGATGTGTGGGTGCTGCTTTCGAACTGCCCGCAGTTGAATAACCCGTGCAATGCGTATAACCCGACGCCGGTGGAGTTTTTGATTTGGGATGCAGCGTGA
- the uca gene encoding urea carboxylase — protein sequence MSFDTVLIANRGAIACRIIRTLRKLGLKSVAVYSEADADSRHVSEADHAICIGPALAAESYLRTDKILAAAKQSGAGAIHPGYGFLSENPDFAAQCEAEGIAFIGPTPTQMRAFGLKHTARELAQKNGVPLLPGSGLLADAEEARSEAERIGYPVMLKSTAGGGGIGMRLIWNAGELDEAYASVERLARANFKDAGIYLEKYVEHARHIEVQLFGDGAGTVLALGERDCSVQRRNQKVIEETPAPGLTQAQRESLYATAIQLGEAVSYRNAGTVEFVLDAQTGAFYFLEVNTRLQVEHGVTEQVCGVDLVEWMVRLAQGTLPPLAGLKPTLAGASIQVRLYAEDPARNFQPCSGLLTEVVFPEDARVETWVARGNEVPPYYDPMIAKLIVTAENREAAVEKLADALSRTRLGGIETNLGYLREIVAGEVFRNGRQTTRYLNTFHYAPRAMEVLEAGVQTTVQDWPGRTGYWNIGVPPSGPMDAYALRLANRLVGNAEGAAALECTLTGPRLRFHADALVAVCGAGVKLTLDGEPLPLWASHQVRAGQELLIGAVQDTGARAYLAVQGGLDVPDYLGSKSTFTLGQFGGHAGRTLRVGDMLHYGPGEAVAPRMAEAALVPAATHHWDIGVLYGPHGAPDFFTPDDVTMFFGTDWEVHYNSSRTGVRLIGPKPQWARTDGGEAGLHPSNLHDNAYAIGAIDFTGDMPVILGPDGPSLGGFVCPAVIVAAERWKMGQLRPGDTVRFRRLTPDRAAALEAAQDAAIAALKAPASPLDVAAQDAREEPAVLATLPPQGERPQVVYRRAGDKYLLVEYGPLVLDVELRFRVHALMHQLEALREAGELPGIIDLTPGIRSLQIHYESRTLSCAALLAVLQSAETKLAGIDAMRVPTRTVWLPLSWDDEATRLAIDKYMQSVRPDAPWCPSNIEFIRRINGLESIEQVQRIVFDARYLVMGLGDVYLGAPVATPVDPRHRLVTTKYNPARTWTPENAVGIGGAYMCVYGMEGPGGYQFVGRTLQMWNRWRFGAGAAPEFEQPWLLRFFDQIRFFPVSAEELLQIRRDFPVGRYRLRIEEGEFSLAEYRAFLSENATGIGDFKRGQQAAFEAERERWRAAGQAEYVGESDIAAAVPDSELDLPAGARLVASAVPGNVWKLEVSEGMEVAEGDTLLVVESMKMEFAIKAPAAGRVLRIFAREGNPVAAGQDVVVLQTEEA from the coding sequence ATGTCCTTCGACACCGTCCTGATCGCCAACCGCGGCGCGATTGCCTGCCGCATCATCCGCACCCTGCGCAAGCTGGGTCTCAAGAGCGTCGCGGTCTATTCCGAGGCCGACGCCGACTCCCGCCATGTGAGCGAGGCCGACCATGCGATCTGCATCGGCCCGGCGCTGGCCGCCGAGAGCTATCTGCGCACCGACAAGATTCTTGCCGCCGCAAAACAAAGCGGTGCGGGCGCAATCCATCCGGGCTACGGATTCCTCTCCGAGAACCCGGACTTCGCCGCGCAGTGCGAGGCGGAGGGCATCGCCTTCATCGGACCGACGCCGACGCAGATGCGCGCTTTCGGCCTCAAGCACACGGCGCGCGAACTGGCGCAGAAGAACGGCGTGCCGCTACTGCCGGGCAGCGGCTTGCTTGCCGACGCGGAAGAGGCGCGCAGCGAGGCCGAGCGCATCGGCTACCCGGTGATGCTCAAGAGCACGGCGGGTGGCGGCGGCATCGGCATGCGGCTGATCTGGAACGCGGGCGAGCTGGACGAGGCCTACGCCTCGGTCGAACGCCTCGCGCGCGCGAACTTCAAGGACGCGGGTATCTACCTGGAGAAGTATGTCGAGCATGCGCGCCATATCGAGGTGCAGCTCTTCGGCGATGGCGCGGGTACGGTGCTGGCGCTGGGCGAGCGCGACTGTTCGGTGCAGCGACGCAACCAGAAGGTGATCGAAGAGACGCCGGCGCCCGGCCTCACGCAGGCGCAGCGCGAGTCGCTCTACGCGACCGCGATCCAGCTCGGCGAGGCGGTGAGCTACCGCAACGCGGGCACGGTGGAGTTCGTGCTCGACGCACAGACCGGCGCCTTCTACTTCCTCGAAGTGAACACCCGCCTGCAGGTCGAGCACGGCGTGACGGAACAGGTCTGCGGCGTGGATCTGGTGGAGTGGATGGTGCGACTCGCGCAGGGCACGCTGCCGCCGCTCGCGGGTCTGAAGCCGACGCTCGCGGGCGCGTCGATCCAGGTGCGTCTGTATGCGGAAGATCCGGCACGCAACTTCCAGCCCTGCTCCGGCCTGCTGACCGAAGTCGTCTTCCCGGAGGACGCGCGAGTCGAGACCTGGGTGGCGCGCGGCAATGAAGTGCCACCCTACTACGACCCGATGATCGCCAAGCTCATCGTCACCGCGGAGAACCGCGAGGCCGCGGTGGAGAAGCTCGCCGATGCGCTGTCGCGCACGCGCCTGGGTGGCATCGAGACCAACCTCGGCTATCTGCGCGAGATCGTCGCGGGCGAGGTGTTCCGCAACGGCCGCCAGACCACCCGCTATCTGAACACCTTCCACTACGCGCCGCGCGCGATGGAGGTACTGGAAGCCGGCGTGCAGACCACGGTGCAGGACTGGCCCGGCCGCACCGGCTACTGGAACATCGGCGTGCCGCCCTCCGGCCCGATGGACGCCTATGCACTGCGTCTCGCCAACCGCCTGGTCGGTAACGCGGAGGGCGCAGCGGCACTGGAATGCACGCTCACTGGCCCGCGCCTGCGCTTTCATGCCGACGCGCTGGTCGCTGTCTGCGGCGCGGGGGTGAAGCTCACCCTGGACGGTGAGCCGCTGCCCTTGTGGGCCTCGCACCAGGTACGCGCGGGACAGGAACTGCTCATCGGTGCCGTGCAGGATACCGGCGCCCGCGCCTACCTCGCGGTGCAGGGTGGGCTGGATGTGCCCGACTACCTCGGCAGCAAGAGCACCTTCACGCTCGGGCAGTTCGGCGGCCACGCCGGCCGCACCCTGCGCGTCGGCGACATGCTGCACTACGGCCCGGGCGAGGCTGTCGCACCCCGCATGGCAGAGGCCGCGCTGGTTCCCGCAGCGACGCACCACTGGGACATCGGCGTGCTCTACGGCCCGCACGGCGCGCCGGACTTCTTCACGCCGGACGACGTCACCATGTTCTTCGGCACGGACTGGGAGGTGCACTACAACTCCAGTCGTACCGGCGTGCGCCTGATCGGCCCGAAGCCGCAATGGGCGCGCACGGACGGTGGCGAGGCCGGCCTGCATCCGTCGAACCTGCACGACAACGCCTACGCGATCGGCGCGATCGACTTCACCGGCGACATGCCGGTGATCCTCGGCCCCGACGGCCCCAGCCTGGGCGGCTTCGTCTGCCCCGCGGTGATCGTCGCGGCCGAGCGCTGGAAGATGGGCCAGTTGCGGCCCGGCGACACGGTGCGCTTCCGCCGCCTCACGCCCGACCGGGCGGCCGCGCTGGAGGCCGCGCAGGACGCGGCGATCGCGGCACTGAAGGCACCCGCGTCGCCGCTGGACGTCGCGGCGCAGGACGCGCGGGAGGAGCCCGCCGTGCTGGCCACCCTGCCACCCCAGGGCGAACGGCCGCAGGTGGTCTATCGCCGCGCCGGCGACAAATACCTGCTGGTCGAGTACGGCCCGCTGGTGCTGGACGTGGAACTGCGCTTCCGCGTGCATGCGCTGATGCATCAGCTCGAAGCCCTGCGCGAAGCAGGCGAGCTGCCCGGCATCATCGACCTCACGCCCGGCATCCGTTCGCTGCAGATCCACTACGAATCGCGCACGCTGTCCTGCGCGGCGCTGCTCGCCGTCCTGCAATCGGCCGAAACGAAGCTGGCCGGTATCGACGCGATGCGCGTGCCCACCCGCACCGTGTGGTTGCCGCTCTCCTGGGACGACGAAGCCACGCGACTCGCGATCGACAAATACATGCAGTCGGTGCGCCCGGACGCGCCCTGGTGCCCCAGCAACATCGAGTTCATCCGCCGCATCAACGGCCTGGAATCGATCGAGCAGGTGCAGCGCATCGTCTTCGACGCGCGCTACCTGGTGATGGGCCTGGGCGACGTGTACCTCGGCGCGCCGGTGGCGACACCGGTCGACCCGCGCCATCGCCTGGTGACCACCAAGTACAACCCGGCCCGCACCTGGACGCCGGAGAATGCCGTCGGCATCGGCGGTGCCTACATGTGCGTGTACGGCATGGAAGGCCCAGGCGGTTACCAGTTCGTCGGCCGCACCCTGCAGATGTGGAACCGCTGGCGCTTCGGCGCTGGTGCGGCACCGGAGTTCGAGCAGCCCTGGCTGCTGCGCTTCTTCGACCAGATCCGTTTCTTCCCGGTGAGCGCAGAGGAGCTGCTGCAGATCCGCCGCGACTTCCCCGTGGGCCGTTACCGCCTGCGCATCGAAGAGGGCGAGTTCAGCCTCGCCGAATACCGCGCCTTCCTCAGCGAGAACGCGACCGGTATCGGCGACTTCAAGCGCGGCCAACAGGCCGCCTTCGAGGCCGAACGCGAGCGCTGGCGCGCGGCCGGCCAGGCCGAATACGTGGGCGAGTCCGACATCGCAGCGGCCGTGCCCGACAGCGAACTGGACCTGCCGGCCGGCGCGCGCCTGGTCGCCAGTGCAGTTCCCGGCAACGTTTGGAAGCTTGAGGTGTCTGAGGGCATGGAAGTTGCAGAAGGCGACACACTGCTGGTCGTCGAGTCGATGAAGATGGAGTTCGCGATCAAGGCCCCCGCCGCCGGTCGCGTCCTGCGCATCTTCGCTCGCGAGGGCAACCCGGTGGCCGCAGGGCAGGACGTCGTGGTTCTGCAGACCGAAGAGGCATGA